A region of Fimbriimonadaceae bacterium DNA encodes the following proteins:
- the uvrA_1 gene encoding UvrABC system protein A, whose protein sequence is MSGQNGNDWIVLRNARGHNLLGVDLAIPKGLFTCITGVSGSGKSTLIQDTLFPRLMYEIYGTRGTWEPHDSIEGLEGLDKVIDIDQSPIGKTPRSNPATYTGTFDMIRDLFTLTPDAKIRGYKSGRFSFNVKGGRCEACKGDGIIKIEMHFLPDVYVPCEVCKGKRYNRETLEVRYKGKNIADVLEMTIEEACEFFQPLPRIHRKLATLLDVGLGYIRMGQPATTLSGGEAQRVKLAEELSKRATGRTVYILDEPTTGLHFEDVKRLLTVLHRLVDQGNTMVVIEHNLDVIKTADWIIDMGPEGGTGGGTVVAMGTPEEVADVPGSWTGQFLRGVLA, encoded by the coding sequence ATGTCCGGCCAGAACGGTAATGACTGGATTGTCTTGCGCAATGCGCGGGGGCACAACCTTCTGGGGGTCGATCTGGCGATCCCGAAGGGTCTTTTCACGTGCATCACCGGCGTTTCCGGAAGCGGCAAGTCGACCCTCATCCAGGACACCCTATTCCCCCGGCTGATGTACGAGATCTACGGCACGCGCGGCACGTGGGAACCACACGACTCTATCGAAGGGCTTGAGGGGCTCGACAAGGTCATCGACATCGACCAGAGTCCGATCGGGAAGACTCCGCGAAGCAACCCCGCGACCTATACCGGCACGTTCGATATGATCCGTGACCTGTTCACGCTCACCCCAGATGCCAAAATTCGCGGCTATAAATCAGGCCGCTTCAGCTTTAACGTGAAGGGCGGGCGGTGCGAGGCGTGCAAGGGCGACGGGATCATTAAGATCGAGATGCACTTCTTGCCCGACGTCTACGTGCCGTGCGAAGTGTGCAAGGGCAAGCGCTACAACCGCGAGACGCTCGAAGTGCGTTACAAAGGCAAGAACATCGCCGACGTGCTCGAGATGACGATCGAAGAAGCGTGCGAGTTTTTTCAGCCGCTTCCGCGCATCCACCGCAAGCTGGCGACCTTGCTGGATGTCGGCCTCGGCTACATACGCATGGGCCAGCCCGCGACGACGCTTTCGGGAGGGGAAGCTCAGCGCGTGAAGCTGGCGGAAGAATTGTCCAAACGCGCCACCGGACGGACGGTCTACATCCTCGACGAACCGACGACGGGGCTGCATTTCGAAGACGTCAAGCGGCTGCTGACGGTATTGCACCGGCTCGTCGACCAGGGCAACACGATGGTCGTCATCGAACACAACCTCGACGTGATCAAAACCGCCGACTGGATCATCGACATGGGCCCGGAAGGCGGCACCGGCGGCGGCACGGTGGTGGCGATGGGGACGCCGGAGGAAGTAGCGGATGTTCCGGGTAGCTGGACCGGGCAGTTCTTACGGGGGGTGCTGGCATGA
- the lipB gene encoding Octanoyltransferase — protein sequence MKGTWIDLGRMEYRKAWDQQLAVLERVHAGDDDCLLLVEHDPVLTLGASFHEENLLHPREWYRHRSIAIEPTDRGGDVTYHGPGQLTIYPIFDLKRHGKDLHLWMRQLEETMIRVAAAVGVEAFRLPPHTGAWCGDPPLKYAAIGVKVKKWISIHGIALNCRGDLGIYEEFVPCGISEYGVTSLSQAAQRDVGLPEAKEATVRAFEDVFGLELAAGKLLAS from the coding sequence ATGAAAGGAACCTGGATCGATCTGGGCAGGATGGAGTACCGGAAGGCTTGGGACCAACAGCTTGCCGTCCTCGAACGGGTACACGCCGGCGATGACGACTGCCTGCTGCTCGTCGAGCACGACCCCGTTCTCACTCTCGGCGCCAGCTTCCACGAGGAAAACCTGCTCCACCCTCGCGAGTGGTACCGCCACCGCAGCATCGCCATCGAACCGACGGATAGGGGTGGCGATGTCACGTACCACGGTCCCGGACAGCTAACCATCTACCCCATCTTCGACTTGAAGCGGCATGGCAAGGACCTGCATCTCTGGATGCGGCAGCTCGAGGAGACAATGATCCGAGTCGCGGCCGCGGTCGGCGTCGAGGCGTTTCGTCTGCCTCCCCACACTGGGGCGTGGTGCGGCGATCCACCCCTCAAATATGCCGCGATCGGCGTCAAGGTGAAGAAGTGGATCAGCATCCACGGCATCGCCTTGAATTGCCGAGGCGATCTTGGAATCTATGAGGAGTTCGTGCCATGCGGTATCAGCGAGTACGGCGTGACCTCGCTGTCTCAGGCAGCCCAGCGCGATGTGGGGCTGCCGGAAGCCAAAGAGGCCACGGTACGCGCCTTCGAAGATGTCTTTGGACTCGAACTGGCCGCCGGTAAACTCCTGGCTTCATGA
- the lacZ_2 gene encoding Beta-galactosidase, giving the protein MALVGPGRVDLAGRIRSSWRKLRAVIRALLPFVGCILPLAASFPAPAQTLKTRWAERVTAANAHREYPRPLLARKDWVNLNGHWDLTMKGSTQKILVPFPVESQLSGVAKRVEPGDTLRYRRTFTRPKGDRVWLHFGAVDWHARVLVNGNKVGEHKGGYDPFSFDITDALTKSGRQQLEVIVTDPTDTGPQPRGKQVLKPEGIWYVPTSGIWQTVWLEAVPNHSIAGLDVRAKNDGTLTISIDARTAPGSPKARSFFTVELRDGKRAIKAQAVAGGKATLKVPKPRLWAPDSPTLYPIKVKWMDDVVESYVAFREITLKKDKDGQPRVHLNGKPIFLIGPLDQGFWPDGLYTPPSDEAMKYDLDVTKRLGFNMIRKHVKVESARWYSWCDRLGILVMQDMPSGDKYIGGRDPDITRTPESAAIFQRELKGMIDAFRNHPCIISWVPFNEGWGQWETAKVASWIKTYDPTRLVNSASGWTDRKVGDFWDWHVYPGPGSPPNDPKRALFLGEFGGLGLPMPGHMWKESGWGYQSFKTQKELTDRFVVLLDELRYLIDKPGLSGAVYTQTTDVEVEVNGLMTYDRAVIKMDEKRVRDAVRKLHLPPPVMKVLVPTSETVGQNWQYTLAKPETDWQTAAALTSAWRTGPGGFGTPETPGAIVRTRWDTKDIWLRRQFKVGDQSPTHLRIHHDDDVEVYIDGKLVYKAPGWTSSYRNFPIEGLAKGEHTLAIYCHQNSGGQYIDAGFVRLTERAR; this is encoded by the coding sequence ATGGCTCTCGTCGGACCGGGGCGAGTCGATTTAGCAGGGCGGATCCGAAGCTCTTGGCGTAAGCTTCGAGCCGTGATCAGAGCGCTTCTCCCGTTCGTCGGGTGCATCCTGCCCTTGGCAGCGAGCTTCCCAGCCCCAGCCCAAACCTTGAAGACCCGTTGGGCGGAAAGGGTCACCGCGGCCAACGCCCATCGCGAGTATCCACGGCCCCTTCTCGCCCGCAAGGACTGGGTCAATCTGAACGGCCACTGGGATCTGACCATGAAGGGAAGCACCCAGAAGATTCTCGTACCCTTCCCGGTTGAATCCCAACTCTCGGGCGTTGCGAAACGAGTCGAGCCTGGAGATACCTTGCGGTATCGACGGACCTTCACGCGTCCGAAGGGCGACCGTGTCTGGCTCCATTTCGGCGCCGTCGACTGGCACGCAAGGGTCTTGGTGAACGGCAACAAGGTAGGTGAGCATAAGGGCGGTTACGATCCATTCAGCTTCGACATCACGGATGCTCTAACCAAATCGGGTCGGCAGCAACTCGAAGTCATCGTCACGGATCCCACCGATACAGGACCGCAACCGAGAGGCAAGCAGGTTTTGAAGCCGGAAGGCATCTGGTACGTGCCGACGAGCGGTATCTGGCAAACCGTCTGGCTGGAAGCCGTGCCAAATCATTCGATTGCCGGCCTTGACGTCCGCGCTAAAAACGACGGCACCTTGACGATCTCCATTGACGCCAGGACCGCTCCCGGCAGCCCCAAGGCACGGAGTTTCTTCACGGTGGAGTTGCGCGATGGCAAGCGGGCCATCAAGGCGCAAGCGGTCGCCGGCGGCAAGGCGACGTTGAAGGTGCCAAAGCCGAGGCTCTGGGCCCCCGACAGCCCGACCCTTTACCCCATCAAGGTCAAGTGGATGGACGACGTGGTTGAAAGCTACGTTGCCTTCCGCGAAATCACTCTGAAGAAGGACAAAGACGGCCAGCCCCGGGTCCACCTGAACGGTAAGCCCATCTTCCTCATTGGACCGCTCGACCAAGGATTCTGGCCGGATGGGCTCTACACACCTCCGAGCGACGAGGCGATGAAGTACGACCTCGATGTCACCAAGCGGCTCGGCTTCAACATGATTCGCAAACATGTAAAAGTCGAATCCGCACGATGGTACTCGTGGTGCGACCGATTGGGCATCCTCGTGATGCAGGATATGCCGAGCGGCGACAAATACATCGGTGGCCGCGATCCCGACATCACCCGTACCCCCGAATCGGCCGCCATCTTCCAGCGCGAGCTCAAAGGGATGATCGATGCCTTTCGCAATCATCCCTGCATCATTTCTTGGGTTCCCTTCAACGAGGGTTGGGGTCAATGGGAGACCGCCAAAGTCGCTTCGTGGATCAAGACTTACGACCCCACACGCCTGGTGAACAGCGCCAGCGGATGGACGGATCGAAAGGTCGGAGACTTCTGGGATTGGCATGTCTATCCCGGCCCCGGCTCGCCGCCAAACGATCCCAAGCGCGCCCTGTTTCTGGGCGAGTTTGGCGGACTCGGCCTGCCGATGCCCGGCCACATGTGGAAAGAATCCGGCTGGGGCTACCAGTCGTTCAAAACCCAGAAGGAACTCACCGACCGATTTGTGGTGCTTCTCGACGAGCTGAGGTACCTCATCGATAAGCCCGGACTGTCGGGAGCGGTTTACACGCAGACAACGGATGTGGAAGTGGAAGTTAACGGACTGATGACATACGACCGGGCCGTCATCAAGATGGACGAGAAGCGAGTTCGAGACGCCGTTCGGAAGCTCCACTTGCCACCGCCCGTTATGAAGGTTCTCGTGCCGACTTCGGAGACAGTCGGCCAGAACTGGCAGTACACGCTCGCGAAACCCGAGACCGACTGGCAAACGGCGGCAGCGCTAACGTCAGCCTGGAGAACTGGCCCCGGCGGATTTGGCACGCCTGAGACCCCGGGCGCGATCGTCAGAACCCGCTGGGATACCAAGGACATCTGGCTGCGCCGCCAGTTCAAAGTAGGCGATCAATCGCCGACCCACTTGCGCATCCACCATGATGACGACGTCGAGGTTTACATCGATGGCAAGCTCGTGTACAAGGCGCCAGGTTGGACTTCCAGCTACCGAAACTTCCCTATCGAGGGCCTTGCGAAGGGCGAGCACACGCTGGCCATTTACTGCCACCAAAACTCGGGCGGCCAGTACATCGATGCAGGCTTTGTCAGGCTAACCGAGCGAGCCCGCTGA
- the dap_1 gene encoding D-aminopeptidase: MVTMIATLIASTLLCQESAPTPASLTAFLESLEAKSFRGMVYVEQAGKEKFFHTVGYADPAAKRSFTRDTGICMGSIVKPMVRVALFKLVEKGKLGLDDPISKFFDNVPADKKAITLRILAEHRAGFKDVFGGDYQPMERDELMAKMLASDLIFTPGQREEYSNSGFSMLATILEKVSGRSIEALIDELEFKPLGLKRTGYVRPGWKPDQLAVGYRSDGKRFGTPLDKFWYKDGPSWNLRGNGGMLTTVRELARWTRAFHEFGLISREQHKLLEPGLHVEDASRRFASFAGGNNIWNTVASYNPGKRIVIIATSWDGRFAIENEGRTIIRQVYGMLGNP, from the coding sequence ATGGTAACCATGATCGCCACGCTGATTGCCTCGACCTTGCTTTGCCAAGAATCTGCGCCGACTCCAGCCTCGCTGACAGCCTTTCTCGAATCCCTTGAGGCCAAGTCCTTCCGGGGCATGGTGTATGTCGAACAGGCGGGCAAGGAGAAGTTCTTCCATACCGTCGGTTATGCCGACCCGGCGGCGAAGCGTTCCTTTACGCGGGATACGGGGATCTGCATGGGCTCGATCGTCAAGCCAATGGTCCGCGTGGCGCTGTTCAAGCTTGTCGAGAAAGGAAAGCTCGGTTTGGACGATCCGATATCCAAGTTCTTCGACAATGTGCCCGCCGACAAGAAGGCGATTACGCTGAGGATTCTGGCCGAACACCGCGCGGGCTTCAAAGACGTATTTGGCGGGGACTATCAGCCGATGGAGCGCGACGAGCTCATGGCGAAGATGCTCGCCAGCGACCTCATCTTTACTCCCGGTCAACGGGAGGAGTACTCGAACTCCGGTTTCAGCATGCTGGCGACCATCCTTGAGAAGGTCTCGGGTCGGTCCATCGAAGCTCTGATCGATGAGCTGGAATTCAAGCCATTGGGGCTGAAGCGCACCGGATACGTGCGGCCGGGTTGGAAGCCCGACCAGCTCGCGGTCGGATACCGCAGCGACGGGAAGCGGTTTGGAACGCCACTGGACAAGTTTTGGTATAAGGACGGTCCCTCGTGGAATCTGCGCGGCAACGGTGGGATGCTCACGACGGTAAGGGAACTGGCCCGTTGGACCCGTGCCTTCCACGAGTTCGGGCTGATTTCGCGCGAGCAGCACAAGCTGCTCGAGCCCGGGCTGCATGTCGAAGATGCCTCGCGCCGCTTTGCCTCGTTTGCGGGCGGCAACAACATTTGGAACACCGTCGCGAGCTACAACCCTGGCAAGCGCATCGTCATTATTGCGACGTCGTGGGATGGCCGCTTCGCGATCGAGAACGAAGGGCGCACCATTATCAGGCAGGTCTACGGGATGCTCGGCAATCCGTAG
- the tyrS gene encoding Tyrosine--tRNA ligase, which produces MTIDAQLEILRRGTTEIISEADLAEKLKLGRPLRVKLGVDPTARDVTLGWAVVLRKIRDFQRLGHIGCIIIGDFTAMIGDPSGKSKTRKQLTREEVQANVEAVKEQLFKILIPEKTEVYYNADWLGKMTFEDVIRLCSRYTVARILERDDFTKRLRDQKPVAMHEILYPLCQGMDSVEIKADIELGGNDQKFNNLVGRNLMEQYGLPAQVVMLCPLLVGTDGKEKMSQSLGNYVSIIDSPNDIYGKTMSIPDELIANWFELCTDVDLKEARAETAASPYEAKKRLAREIVALYHSESAGAEAEEHFKRVFSERQKPVEAIPAQIPGELVEEGKVSLPHLIAALGLAKSNGDARRLIEAGAVSLGDVRITDPRWTGQVEAMRGQVLRVGKLQYRTLV; this is translated from the coding sequence ATGACGATCGATGCCCAACTGGAAATCCTGCGCCGAGGCACCACCGAGATCATCAGCGAGGCCGACCTCGCCGAGAAGCTAAAGCTTGGACGGCCCCTGCGGGTTAAGCTTGGCGTCGATCCCACCGCAAGGGATGTCACCCTGGGCTGGGCCGTGGTCTTGCGCAAGATCAGAGATTTCCAACGCCTCGGCCATATCGGCTGCATCATCATCGGCGACTTCACCGCGATGATCGGAGACCCAAGCGGTAAGAGTAAAACCCGGAAGCAACTCACCCGGGAAGAAGTACAGGCGAACGTCGAGGCTGTCAAGGAACAGCTGTTCAAGATCCTCATCCCGGAGAAGACTGAAGTCTATTACAACGCCGACTGGCTCGGCAAAATGACGTTCGAGGATGTCATCCGGCTCTGCAGCCGCTACACGGTTGCCCGAATCCTTGAACGCGACGACTTCACCAAGCGGCTGCGGGACCAAAAGCCGGTCGCCATGCACGAGATTCTGTACCCGCTCTGCCAAGGCATGGACTCGGTCGAGATCAAAGCCGATATCGAGCTTGGTGGCAATGACCAGAAATTCAACAATCTCGTCGGCCGAAACCTGATGGAGCAGTACGGCCTGCCCGCCCAAGTTGTGATGCTCTGTCCCCTCTTGGTCGGCACCGACGGCAAGGAGAAGATGTCCCAATCCCTTGGCAACTACGTCTCGATCATCGATTCACCCAACGACATCTATGGAAAAACGATGTCGATCCCGGACGAACTCATCGCCAACTGGTTCGAACTGTGTACCGATGTGGACCTTAAGGAGGCGCGAGCGGAAACCGCAGCCAGCCCTTACGAGGCGAAGAAGCGTCTGGCACGTGAGATTGTGGCGCTGTACCACTCGGAGTCGGCAGGGGCTGAAGCCGAAGAGCACTTCAAACGAGTCTTCAGCGAGCGGCAGAAGCCAGTGGAGGCGATTCCGGCCCAGATTCCCGGAGAGCTTGTCGAAGAAGGCAAGGTCTCGCTGCCCCATCTGATCGCCGCCCTCGGACTCGCCAAGAGCAACGGCGACGCTCGCCGTTTGATCGAAGCAGGTGCGGTGAGCCTGGGCGACGTGCGGATCACCGACCCCAGATGGACGGGGCAGGTGGAGGCGATGCGAGGTCAAGTGCTTCGCGTCGGCAAACTGCAATACAGGACGCTCGTCTAG
- a CDS encoding putative ABC transporter ATP-binding protein: MMGYGVPTGDAPKKLDRETLRRIVRLFVPHRALVVKTLLAMIVGVGLGVVPPYLLGKLFDDGIAAKNLTIVTEMSILTIVVTLAAAGFTLLYGWLSVLLGQEIMCDMRHKLFVHLQGMPLAFFTGTKTGEIQTRMISDVGGVQNVVSNTLTDALSNFAILVSTVIVMFAMDWRLTLVSIALVPLIGSLSSKVGQAARKIRTGVQEQTSEVNSMIQETLSVSGVLLTKTTGRLDLVTQKFDRENRKLADWQIKAQVLMYSMFGLFRMIMSLSPAVVYWVAGWLLINQGDTSLTVGKLIAFTALQTRMFFPLTGLANSQVEVLSSYALFGRIFEYEDLDQAIKDKPDAKRLDPGQVLGRVQFDHATFRYSPELEEPTLADITFTAEPGQLVALVGPSGAGKTTLTYLIPRLWDVESGSVRIDGHDVRDVQLASLQQCVGAVTQETYLLHDTIKENLRVARPEASDEDLVEACKLAAIHFHIASLPEGYDTVVGERGYKLSGGEKQRLAIARAILKDPRILILDEATSALDTETERQIQASLSTLMKGRTTFAIAHRLSTIIAADQILVIDGGRLVEHGRHDELLARGGTYRRLYNEQFRMETTLPVG; the protein is encoded by the coding sequence ATGATGGGATATGGCGTCCCCACCGGGGACGCGCCGAAGAAACTGGACCGCGAGACGCTGAGGCGGATCGTGCGGCTGTTCGTGCCGCACCGGGCGCTGGTCGTCAAGACCCTGCTCGCGATGATCGTCGGAGTCGGCTTGGGGGTCGTGCCGCCCTACCTGCTCGGCAAGCTCTTTGACGATGGCATCGCCGCCAAGAACCTGACCATCGTGACCGAGATGTCGATCCTCACGATCGTGGTGACGCTAGCTGCCGCCGGGTTCACCCTGCTCTACGGCTGGCTCAGCGTGCTCCTCGGGCAAGAGATCATGTGCGACATGCGGCACAAGCTCTTTGTGCACCTCCAGGGCATGCCCCTGGCGTTCTTCACCGGCACGAAGACCGGCGAAATCCAGACCCGGATGATCAGCGACGTCGGCGGCGTGCAGAACGTGGTGAGCAACACCCTGACCGATGCGCTCTCGAACTTCGCCATCCTTGTTTCGACGGTGATCGTCATGTTCGCGATGGACTGGCGCCTGACCCTCGTCAGTATCGCGCTCGTCCCGCTGATCGGCTCCTTGAGTTCGAAGGTCGGCCAGGCCGCGCGCAAAATCCGCACCGGCGTGCAGGAGCAAACCTCCGAGGTCAACTCGATGATCCAAGAAACCCTCTCCGTCTCGGGTGTCTTGCTGACGAAAACGACCGGCCGGCTCGATCTCGTGACCCAGAAGTTCGACCGCGAGAATCGCAAGCTCGCTGACTGGCAGATCAAGGCCCAAGTCCTGATGTACTCGATGTTCGGGCTCTTCCGGATGATCATGTCGCTCTCGCCCGCGGTCGTCTACTGGGTGGCGGGATGGCTACTGATCAACCAGGGCGACACGTCGCTGACGGTCGGCAAGTTGATCGCCTTCACCGCGCTTCAAACCCGGATGTTCTTCCCGCTGACCGGACTGGCCAATTCCCAGGTCGAGGTGCTCTCGTCGTACGCCCTTTTCGGACGAATCTTCGAGTACGAAGACCTGGACCAGGCGATCAAGGACAAGCCGGATGCAAAGCGGTTGGACCCGGGACAGGTTCTCGGTCGGGTCCAGTTCGACCACGCGACGTTTCGCTACTCGCCCGAGCTGGAAGAGCCCACGCTTGCCGACATCACGTTCACTGCCGAGCCGGGCCAGTTGGTGGCCTTGGTCGGTCCGTCGGGAGCGGGCAAGACCACCCTCACCTATTTGATCCCGCGGCTCTGGGACGTCGAATCCGGTTCGGTCCGCATCGATGGCCACGACGTGCGGGATGTTCAACTCGCTTCCTTGCAGCAATGTGTCGGCGCCGTCACCCAGGAGACGTACCTGCTGCACGACACGATCAAGGAGAACCTTCGCGTGGCCCGGCCCGAGGCGAGCGACGAGGACCTCGTCGAAGCCTGCAAACTGGCGGCGATCCACTTTCACATCGCCTCGCTCCCGGAAGGCTACGACACCGTGGTTGGCGAGCGCGGCTACAAACTCTCCGGCGGCGAAAAGCAGCGGCTTGCGATCGCGCGGGCGATCCTCAAAGACCCGCGAATCCTCATCCTCGACGAGGCGACCTCGGCCTTGGATACCGAGACTGAGCGCCAAATCCAGGCGTCGCTGAGCACCCTCATGAAGGGCCGGACCACGTTCGCGATTGCCCACCGGCTATCCACGATCATCGCGGCAGACCAGATCCTGGTGATCGACGGCGGCCGCCTGGTCGAGCACGGCCGGCACGACGAGCTTCTCGCTCGAGGCGGGACATACCGGCGGCTTTATAACGAGCAGTTCAGGATGGAAACGACCTTGCCGGTGGGGTAA
- the maeA gene encoding NAD-dependent malic enzyme, translating into MLTFEMQAGGEVAVDVDGLQLIETPIYNKGSAFSQEERTELGLEGLLPPHATDLEEQCQRVWEELCFKSTDEEKHIYLRGLQDRNEVLFYRLLHDHLEETMPLIYTPVVGWACRHFSHIYRRPRGIFVSYPNRDHIRRLLQNRAFRDVDVIVVTDGERILGLGDQGAGGMGIPIGKLSLYTLCGGIHPARTLPILLDCGTDNGERLDDPHYLGWRHHRIRGEQYFAFIEQFVDAVDHEFPNVLLQWEDFARDHASFLLDRYRDRLCTFNDDIQGTAAVTVAAILSAMRTTGGRLRDLRMVLLGAGSAAIGIADLVVAALAQEGVPEREALDSIWILNSRGLLTEDMADIKPFQRRFVKTRGSLSGWAPPAIGHYQLDEVVANVKPNALIGVSGQPRMFTEAIVRTVAAHADRPIIFPLSNPTSRSEATPADLIEWTDGRVIAATGSPFAPVEHGGRAIPIAQCNNSYIFPGLGLGVLASGAKRVRPSMFLAAAQEAARCAFDFGAAGMVLPPLNRIRDVSLRIALRVGLTAIEEGLAPVVPETELRNRIAERMWHPAYPRLVPAREPVGRR; encoded by the coding sequence ATGCTCACGTTCGAAATGCAAGCCGGAGGAGAGGTTGCAGTCGACGTCGATGGATTGCAGCTGATCGAGACTCCCATCTACAACAAGGGAAGCGCATTTTCGCAGGAGGAACGGACCGAGCTCGGCTTGGAGGGGCTGTTGCCGCCTCATGCAACAGACCTCGAGGAACAGTGCCAACGGGTGTGGGAAGAACTCTGCTTCAAATCCACCGACGAGGAAAAGCACATCTACCTTCGCGGTCTCCAAGATCGGAACGAGGTGCTGTTTTATCGTCTGCTTCATGACCACCTCGAAGAGACGATGCCCTTGATCTACACGCCGGTTGTGGGGTGGGCATGTCGGCACTTTAGCCACATCTACCGAAGACCGCGCGGCATCTTCGTATCCTATCCAAATCGAGACCATATCCGACGCCTGCTGCAGAATCGGGCTTTTCGAGACGTGGACGTCATTGTCGTGACCGATGGTGAACGGATCCTCGGTCTTGGCGATCAAGGAGCCGGCGGGATGGGAATCCCGATCGGCAAGCTATCGCTGTACACGCTTTGCGGCGGAATCCATCCCGCTCGAACGTTGCCCATCCTGCTCGATTGCGGGACGGACAATGGGGAACGGCTGGACGACCCCCATTACTTGGGTTGGCGCCACCACCGCATCCGGGGCGAGCAGTACTTCGCCTTCATCGAACAGTTCGTGGATGCTGTAGATCACGAGTTCCCAAATGTTCTGCTCCAGTGGGAAGACTTCGCTCGCGATCACGCGTCCTTTTTGCTCGATCGGTATCGGGATCGACTGTGCACGTTTAACGACGACATCCAGGGGACGGCAGCGGTGACCGTTGCCGCGATCTTGTCCGCAATGCGGACGACCGGCGGTCGTTTGAGGGACCTCCGCATGGTGCTTTTAGGAGCCGGATCGGCAGCGATCGGAATTGCTGACCTCGTCGTGGCGGCCCTTGCTCAAGAAGGAGTCCCGGAACGCGAGGCCCTCGATTCGATCTGGATCCTCAATTCACGCGGCCTGCTGACCGAGGATATGGCTGACATCAAACCCTTCCAGCGCCGATTCGTGAAGACCCGCGGGAGTCTGTCTGGCTGGGCGCCGCCGGCAATTGGCCACTATCAACTCGATGAGGTTGTCGCCAATGTTAAGCCGAATGCGCTCATCGGCGTCTCTGGCCAGCCTCGGATGTTCACGGAGGCGATCGTCCGAACCGTAGCGGCTCACGCCGATCGACCGATCATCTTTCCGCTCTCCAATCCGACCTCCCGATCCGAGGCGACGCCTGCCGACCTCATCGAGTGGACCGACGGACGGGTCATCGCCGCAACCGGGAGCCCCTTTGCCCCCGTGGAGCATGGTGGCAGAGCTATCCCTATCGCCCAGTGCAACAACAGCTACATCTTTCCGGGACTTGGATTGGGGGTCTTGGCTTCCGGCGCCAAACGCGTCAGGCCTTCGATGTTTCTTGCCGCCGCCCAAGAAGCTGCCCGGTGCGCATTTGATTTTGGTGCCGCCGGAATGGTTCTCCCGCCGTTGAATCGCATTCGCGATGTGTCGCTACGAATCGCCCTTCGCGTCGGATTGACTGCGATCGAGGAGGGATTGGCTCCGGTCGTGCCCGAAACAGAGTTACGCAACAGGATTGCCGAACGAATGTGGCACCCGGCCTATCCCAGGCTGGTGCCGGCGAGAGAGCCCGTCGGTCGGCGATAA
- the mtcA2 gene encoding Carbonic anhydrase 2, whose product MDGNQRFATGKNHHRTYSLEDLHEIALVQQPIAAVISCSDSRVVPETIFDQELGSLFVTRVPANVASESARWMIEIAVGDFEVPLVVVLGHSGCLAVRQIVEGQTGSGGGLRYMVQAAFQDVRFSKKESIYESTIEQNAINAARTLTSECASLFDAVRGGRTVVRSGVYDMPSGTVKLLD is encoded by the coding sequence ATGGACGGCAACCAGCGGTTTGCCACCGGCAAGAACCACCATCGCACCTACTCCCTCGAAGACCTCCATGAGATCGCGTTGGTCCAGCAGCCGATCGCCGCCGTCATCTCATGTTCAGACAGCCGCGTGGTTCCGGAAACGATCTTCGACCAGGAGCTGGGGAGCCTCTTCGTGACCCGCGTCCCTGCGAATGTCGCGAGCGAGAGCGCGCGATGGATGATCGAGATCGCCGTCGGCGACTTCGAAGTGCCGCTGGTGGTGGTGCTCGGCCACTCCGGCTGCCTGGCCGTGAGGCAAATCGTGGAGGGCCAGACCGGGTCCGGGGGCGGGCTGCGATACATGGTCCAAGCTGCCTTTCAGGATGTCCGGTTCAGCAAAAAGGAGTCGATCTACGAATCGACGATCGAGCAAAACGCGATTAATGCGGCACGGACCCTGACTTCGGAGTGCGCCTCTCTCTTCGATGCCGTGCGCGGAGGTCGCACCGTCGTCCGATCCGGCGTGTACGACATGCCGTCCGGTACGGTCAAGCTGTTGGATTAG